From a single Lolium rigidum isolate FL_2022 chromosome 7, APGP_CSIRO_Lrig_0.1, whole genome shotgun sequence genomic region:
- the LOC124679068 gene encoding transcription factor TIP2-like: MEYFFEQQPPVQFQQLAATSHQSMSKLPDYYPATAEMYLPGVPRTRSLFGAADDELTCLVESSRKPRARKRSLCGIIGDGSGEKKEKQRRMRLSDKFTALMILIPNRTKEDRATIVGDAIEYIQELGRTVEELSLLMEKKREHQGDVVDASAGDSESSVGESAVVPIQSTFIQRKSMETSVDVRIVEDEVNIRLTNSRSDGCLAAASLALDHLGLDLVHLSGGKIDDCHVYMFNTKIHQGSPVFASAVASKLIELVDGYYLSS, translated from the exons ATGGAGTACTTCttcgagcagcagccgccggtgCAGTTTCAGCAGCTGGCTGCCACCAGCCACCAGTCGATGAGCAAACTGCCTGACTACTATCCCGCCACCGCCGAGATGTACCTCCCCGGCGTTCCGAGGACCAGGTCCTTGTTCGGCGCCGCAGACGACGAGTTGACCTGCTTGGTCGAGAGCTCGCGGAAGCCACGGGCCAGGAAGCGGAGCCTCTGCGGCATCATCGGCGATGGCAGTGGcgagaagaaggagaagcagcgccgGATGCGGCTCAGTGACAAGTTCACCGCCCTCATGATCCTCATCCCCAACCGTACCAAG GAGGATCGGGCCACGATAGTCGGCGACGCGATTGAGTACATCCAAGAGCTGGGGAGGACGGTGGAGGAGCTGTCGTTGCTGATGGAGAAGAAGAGGGAGCACCAGGGGGACGTCGTGGACGCCTCGGCGGGAGACTCGGAGAGCTCCGTGGGCGAGTCGGCAGTGGTACCGATCCAGAGCACGTTCATCCAGCGGAAGAGCATGGAGACGTCCGTGGACGTGCGGATCGTGGAGGACGAGGTGAACATCAGGCTCACCAACAGCCGGAGCGACGGGTGCCTCGCCGCTGCGTCCCTCGCGCTGGACCACCTCGGCCTCGACCTCGTCCACCTCTCTGGCGGCAAGATCGACGACTGCCACGTCTACATGTTCAACACTAAG ATTCATCAAGGATCTCCGGTGTTTGCAAGCGCAGTGGCCAGCAAGTTGATAGAACTCGTGGATGGCTACTACCTATCTTCTTAG